A section of the Citrobacter farmeri genome encodes:
- the ridA gene encoding 2-iminobutanoate/2-iminopropanoate deaminase, whose translation MSKTIATENAPAAIGPYVQGVDLGSMIITSGQIPVDPKTGSVSEDVSAQARQSLENVKAIVEAAGLKVGDIVKTTVFVKDLNDFATVNATYEAFFTEHNATFPARSCVEVARLPKDVKIEIEAIAVRR comes from the coding sequence ATGAGCAAAACTATCGCGACGGAAAATGCACCCGCAGCAATCGGTCCATATGTTCAGGGCGTTGATCTGGGCAGCATGATCATCACTTCCGGTCAGATCCCGGTTGACCCGAAAACCGGTAGCGTATCGGAAGACGTCTCTGCGCAGGCGCGTCAGTCGCTGGAAAACGTGAAAGCTATCGTTGAAGCCGCTGGCCTGAAAGTGGGCGACATCGTGAAGACGACCGTATTTGTCAAAGATCTGAACGATTTCGCGACCGTCAACGCCACCTATGAAGCGTTCTTCACCGAGCACAATGCCACCTTCCCGGCACGTTCCTGCGTGGAAGTGGCGCGTCTGCCAAAAGACGTGAAGATCGAGATCGAAGCGATCGCCGTTCGTCGCTAA
- the pyrI gene encoding aspartate carbamoyltransferase regulatory subunit: MTHDNKLQVEAIKCGTVIDHIPAQIGFKLLTLFKLTETDQRITIGLNLPSGEMGRKDLIKIENTFLTAEQVNQLSLYAPQATVNRIDNYEVVGKSRPSLPDRIDSVLVCPNSNCISHAEPVSSSFAVKKRVDDIALKCKYCEKEFSHYVVLAN; encoded by the coding sequence ATGACACACGATAATAAACTGCAGGTTGAAGCAATTAAATGCGGCACCGTAATCGACCACATTCCCGCACAGATCGGCTTTAAATTGCTGACCCTGTTTAAGCTGACCGAAACCGATCAACGCATCACTATCGGTCTTAACCTGCCTTCGGGTGAAATGGGGCGTAAAGACCTGATTAAAATTGAGAATACCTTCCTGACCGCCGAACAGGTTAACCAACTGTCGCTGTACGCGCCGCAGGCCACCGTTAACCGTATCGACAACTACGAAGTGGTAGGCAAATCACGTCCAAGCCTGCCGGATCGCATCGACAGCGTGCTGGTCTGCCCGAACAGTAACTGCATCAGCCACGCCGAGCCGGTTTCTTCCAGCTTCGCAGTGAAAAAACGGGTAGATGACATCGCACTCAAATGCAAATACTGCGAAAAAGAGTTTTCTCATTATGTGGTGCTGGCCAACTAA
- the pyrB gene encoding aspartate carbamoyltransferase, translating to MANPLYQKHIISINDLSRDDLNLVLATAAKLKANPQPELLKHKVIASCFFEASTRTRLSFETSMHRLGASVVGFSDSANTSLGKKGETLADTISVISTYVDAIVMRHPQEGAARLATEFSGKVPVLNAGDGSNQHPTQTLLDLFTIQETQGRLNNLHVAMVGDLKYGRTVHSLTQALAKFDGNRFYFIAPDALAMPQYILDMLDEKGIAWSLHASIEEVMAEVDILYMTRVQKERLDPSEYANVKAQFVLRASDLAGARENMKVLHPLPRIDEIATDVDKTPHAWYFQQAGNGIFARQALLALVLTSDLAL from the coding sequence ATGGCTAACCCGCTATATCAAAAACACATCATTTCCATAAACGACCTCAGTCGCGACGACCTCAATCTGGTGCTGGCGACCGCGGCGAAATTAAAAGCTAACCCACAGCCGGAACTGCTCAAGCACAAGGTGATTGCCAGCTGCTTCTTTGAAGCTTCTACCCGTACCCGCTTGTCGTTTGAAACCTCAATGCACCGCCTGGGTGCCAGCGTGGTCGGCTTCTCCGACAGCGCCAACACGTCGCTGGGCAAGAAAGGCGAGACGCTGGCGGATACTATTTCCGTTATCAGCACCTACGTTGACGCGATCGTGATGCGCCACCCGCAGGAAGGCGCGGCACGTCTGGCGACCGAGTTCTCCGGCAAGGTGCCGGTCCTGAACGCTGGCGACGGTTCGAATCAACATCCAACCCAGACGCTGTTGGATCTGTTTACCATTCAGGAAACACAGGGGCGTCTCAATAACCTGCATGTGGCAATGGTCGGTGACCTGAAATATGGTCGTACCGTGCACTCACTGACGCAGGCGCTGGCGAAGTTTGATGGTAACCGCTTCTACTTTATCGCCCCGGATGCGCTGGCGATGCCGCAGTACATTCTCGATATGCTTGACGAAAAAGGCATCGCCTGGAGCCTGCACGCCTCTATCGAAGAGGTAATGGCGGAGGTGGACATTCTGTACATGACCCGCGTACAGAAAGAACGTCTGGACCCTTCAGAATATGCCAACGTGAAAGCCCAGTTTGTGCTGCGCGCCAGCGACCTGGCGGGCGCGCGGGAAAACATGAAGGTACTGCATCCGCTGCCGCGTATTGATGAAATCGCCACGGACGTGGATAAAACGCCTCACGCCTGGTATTTCCAGCAGGCAGGTAACGGGATTTTCGCACGCCAGGCGTTACTGGCACTGGTTCTGACTAGCGATTTGGCACTGTAA